The following are encoded together in the Vibrio zhugei genome:
- the norR gene encoding nitric oxide reductase transcriptional regulator NorR: MLEIFNAQLLNQDRLLTERLQQLVTDIQESLACSAVGVLQLDGEQLKPLALTGVVSTTMGRRFTIQEHPRLARILASRELVHFTEQCVLPDPYDGLLDTYQGRPLPVHDCMGISLWLNDALWGVLTLDSLERGHFTEAQRALIPAVARYCEAIIKVGELEREVQALRRYQGKVIPEKLTTESAPELIGDDDCIRTLLKELDIVADSELSVLLTGETGVGKELFAHRLHRHSPRANQRLVHVNCAAIPDNLVESELFGHKKGAFSGALLDRAGRIEAAHGSTLFLDEIGELPLLAQAKLLRVLQNGEIQRVGADQIKKVDVRVVAATNRDLQAMVKSGDFRADLYHRLSVYPVDIPPLRQRGNDILLLAGYFIELNRSRFGFRSLRISPDAEQMLLHYRWPGNIRELEHVISRAALRTVSEGADKRTIVTITPLHLDNELRAPSGLMAIDDMPLREPSSAGDMLPLKAATDRFQATHIRRALGYTQDNWAQAAKLLGIDASNLHKLAKRLALKSSR, from the coding sequence ATGCTGGAAATATTCAATGCTCAATTACTGAACCAAGATCGCCTGCTTACCGAGCGCTTACAACAATTGGTGACTGACATTCAAGAGTCGTTAGCGTGCAGTGCGGTGGGCGTGTTACAGCTTGATGGCGAGCAATTAAAACCGCTCGCTTTGACTGGCGTGGTATCGACCACCATGGGACGACGTTTTACCATTCAAGAGCATCCTCGGTTGGCGCGTATTCTCGCGAGTCGCGAGTTAGTGCATTTTACTGAGCAATGCGTGTTACCCGATCCTTATGATGGATTACTCGATACCTATCAAGGTCGCCCGTTGCCTGTGCATGATTGTATGGGGATCAGTTTATGGTTAAATGATGCCTTGTGGGGCGTGTTAACGTTAGATTCGCTCGAACGAGGCCACTTTACCGAGGCGCAGCGAGCTTTGATCCCCGCGGTAGCGCGCTATTGTGAAGCCATCATCAAAGTTGGGGAGTTGGAACGTGAAGTGCAAGCGTTACGGCGTTACCAAGGGAAAGTCATACCAGAAAAGTTGACGACAGAGAGTGCGCCTGAATTGATTGGTGACGATGACTGTATCCGCACCTTATTAAAAGAGCTTGATATTGTGGCCGATTCGGAATTGTCTGTGTTGTTAACCGGTGAGACTGGCGTCGGGAAAGAACTGTTTGCTCACCGGCTACATCGCCACTCGCCGCGTGCCAACCAACGATTAGTGCATGTTAATTGCGCCGCCATTCCGGATAATTTAGTTGAAAGTGAACTCTTTGGTCACAAAAAAGGCGCGTTTTCAGGGGCTTTGCTCGATCGTGCTGGGCGGATCGAAGCTGCCCATGGCAGTACGTTATTTTTGGATGAAATCGGCGAGCTACCACTGTTAGCACAGGCGAAACTATTGCGCGTATTACAAAATGGTGAGATTCAACGAGTCGGCGCGGATCAGATAAAAAAAGTGGACGTTCGCGTGGTCGCGGCGACTAATCGTGATTTACAGGCCATGGTGAAAAGCGGCGATTTTCGAGCTGATCTCTATCACAGATTATCGGTATACCCTGTCGACATTCCGCCTTTAAGGCAGCGCGGCAACGATATTTTATTATTGGCGGGTTACTTTATTGAGCTTAATCGTAGCCGTTTTGGATTTCGCAGTTTACGCATCTCGCCAGACGCTGAGCAGATGCTTTTGCACTATCGCTGGCCGGGAAACATTCGTGAACTCGAGCACGTGATCAGTCGCGCGGCGTTAAGAACGGTGAGTGAAGGGGCGGATAAACGCACCATCGTCACGATAACGCCATTACACCTAGATAACGAGTTACGTGCGCCATCGGGATTGATGGCTATAGATGATATGCCGCTGCGTGAACCATCATCGGCAGGTGATATGTTACCTTTGAAAGCGGCGACGGACCGTTTTCAAGCTACCCATATCAGGCGGGCGTTAGGGTATACCCAAGACAACTGGGCGCAAGCCGCCAAATTATTAGGAATAGATGCCAGTAACTTACACAAATTAGCCAAACGTCTGGCGCTTAAGTCGTCACGATGA